In Lacerta agilis isolate rLacAgi1 chromosome 1, rLacAgi1.pri, whole genome shotgun sequence, the following proteins share a genomic window:
- the SPATC1L gene encoding speriolin-like protein, with product MTEEREWMKRIQDENAHLKNQIRLLRENYELRAMLGQQCDNGSQVQFLTSPISPAYTDAGLLVKGAQYIGREDFGYCSHVISKEPTVLPNPSAQSPLKQLQNEPPPFQPRSGEKKPGHLSSMSCSTIGGKQLEEPTELMGLKKAWLMDGPYPGGDKAQAPLALSMAHYKAARLLSSKDAASHSPSWTEELASPNPTRLTSKEEAQSTFSDDLKIRKGSSSLGISERQSYHLLGSAQDSSTDKAQLESQEMPRKKRVWFSDAPDTDKLRKSHTFYLNDIEITQNSKRNGRIVGEIAFQLDRRILAHVFPGITRLYGFTVSNIPEKIKQVSMKSLDGSVDEKKYRAMTQRYLDLTARLEKMGYHVDVHPVFSEFLINTYGILKQRPDLSSNPLHNSPADLRKMVIDIVPSKFLGDTLLLLNCLCELSKEDNKALFAW from the exons atgacCGAGGAGAGAGAGTGGATGAAAAGGATTCAAGACGAAAATGCGCACCTGAAAAATCAGATTAGGCTGCTCAGGGAAAACTATGAACTCCGTGCTATGTTGGGTCAGCAGTGTGACAACGGCAGCCAAGTCCAGTTCTTAACGTCTCCAATTTCTCCTGCATATACTGATGCTGGTTTGTTGGTAAAAGGAG ctcAGTATATTGGAAGAGAAGATTTTGGTTACTGCTCACACGTCATCTCCAAGGAGCCCACTGTTCTGCCCAACCCCAGTGCCCAGTCACCGCTGAAGCAGCTCCAAAATGAGCCTCCCCCTTTTCAGCctagaagtggagaaaagaaaccTGGACATTTATCAAGCATGTCGTGCTCCACCATTGgaggaaaacagctggaggaaccCACAGAACTGATGGGACTCAAGAAAGCTTGGCTGATGGACGGCCCTTACCCTGGAGGCGATAAGGCTCAGGCACCCTTGGCACTAAGCATGG CTCACTACAAGGCTGCAAGACTCCTCAGTTCAAAAGACGCGGCGAGTCATTCACCATCATGGACAGAAGAATTAGCTTCCCCAAACCCTACACGCTTGACGAGCAAGGAGGAAGCTCAGAGCACGTTTTCAGATGACCTCAAAATACGCAAAGGAAGTTCTTCCTTggggatttctgaaaggcagTCCTATCACCTTTTGGGCAGTGCCCAGGACTCAAGCACAGACAAAGCACAGCTTGAATCTCAAGAGATGCCCAGGAAGAAGAGAGTCTGGTTTTCCGATGCACCAGACACAGACAAGTTGAGGAAGTCCCATACGTTCTACTTGAATG ATATAGAGATTACTCAGAACAGCAAGAGGAACGGGCGCATCGTGGGAGAGATTGCCTTCCAGTTAGACAGGCGCATTCTTGCGCATGTGTTTCCTGGTATCACAAGGCTCTACGGGTTCACAGTGTCCAATATTCCTGAGAAAATCAAACAG GTCTCCATGAAATCCCTAGATGGCTCTGTGGACGAGAAGAAGTACCGAGCCATGACCCAGCGCTACCTGGACCTGACTGCTCGCCTGGAGAAGATGGGCTACCACGTGGACGTCCACCCGGTGTTCAGTGAATTCCTCATCAACACGTACGGCATCCTGAAGCAAAGGCCAGACCTCAGCTCCAACCCCTTGCACAACAGCCCCGCGGACCTCAGGAAGATGGTGATTGACATTGTCCCATCCAAGTTCCTTGGAGATACCTTGCTGCTCTTGAACTGTTTGTGTGAACTTTCTAAGGAAGACAACAAGGCTCTGTTTGCCTGGTAG